A window of Natranaerovirga pectinivora contains these coding sequences:
- the recO gene encoding DNA repair protein RecO, giving the protein MSQLIKTTAIVLSSMPIGEYDKRLVLLTKDKGKINAFAKGSRRPNSHLLAGSQTFAVGEFLIYKGKNSNSISQINMIEAFHDLRQDIEVVSYGLYFNEFIDYITDEDMPTYELLKLLYKTLSILGKKVSSFELIKSIFELKLLSLSGFTPEVTKCLTSNCETTSSKYFFSPSEGGLFCLEHGKVIKDKIMISESTRYTMQYILASPIEKLYKFKITEDILKELEMVLKKYIDVHINYSFKTLNFIDKLNKGY; this is encoded by the coding sequence ATGAGTCAATTAATTAAAACAACTGCTATCGTTTTAAGCAGTATGCCAATTGGAGAATACGATAAAAGACTTGTATTACTAACAAAAGATAAAGGGAAAATCAACGCCTTTGCAAAAGGGTCAAGACGTCCGAATAGTCATTTGCTAGCAGGAAGTCAAACTTTTGCAGTAGGCGAATTTCTTATTTATAAAGGCAAAAACTCAAATTCAATTTCACAGATTAACATGATAGAAGCCTTTCATGACTTAAGGCAAGACATTGAAGTTGTATCTTATGGTTTATATTTTAATGAATTTATAGATTACATAACGGATGAAGATATGCCTACTTACGAACTACTAAAATTGCTCTATAAAACATTAAGTATATTAGGAAAAAAAGTAAGTTCATTTGAGTTAATAAAATCCATATTTGAATTAAAACTTTTAAGTCTTAGCGGTTTTACGCCTGAAGTAACAAAGTGTTTAACCAGTAATTGTGAAACCACTTCGAGCAAATATTTTTTTAGTCCTTCAGAAGGAGGGCTTTTTTGTCTTGAACACGGAAAAGTCATTAAAGACAAAATAATGATCAGTGAAAGCACGCGTTATACCATGCAATATATTCTTGCATCTCCAATTGAAAAATTGTATAAATTTAAAATTACAGAGGATATCCTTAAAGAATTAGAAATGGTTTTAAAAAAGTATATTGATGTTCATATAAATTATAGTTTTAAAACTTTAAACTTTATAGATAAACTTAATAAAGGCTATTGA
- a CDS encoding zinc ribbon domain-containing protein, whose amino-acid sequence MADFFGKLKGEFKKVSVKSTTLIEINKIKSEITALLKRKKEACAVLGEKVYVMKDKDILNTDLFQNDFTKIIAIDESINKKELEIKKLEEKMNEAIKETNASIGNAKCTCGNTLDEDAKFCTACGKKVPEKKEEIVLDEVKDIEAEINSLEESHKAIEGSVVEDVDDNASDMEEIIKTEEETAITNIVQEIACECGCVLSEEARFCTSCGKKVRLNFI is encoded by the coding sequence ATGGCAGATTTTTTTGGTAAGCTTAAGGGAGAGTTTAAAAAAGTTAGCGTAAAATCAACGACATTGATAGAAATCAATAAAATTAAAAGCGAAATAACAGCTCTTTTAAAAAGAAAAAAAGAAGCGTGTGCTGTGTTAGGTGAAAAAGTATATGTAATGAAAGACAAAGATATTTTAAATACTGACTTGTTTCAAAATGATTTTACTAAAATTATAGCCATAGATGAATCAATCAACAAAAAAGAATTAGAAATAAAAAAACTAGAAGAAAAAATGAATGAAGCAATAAAAGAAACCAACGCATCTATAGGGAATGCAAAATGTACTTGTGGGAATACTTTAGATGAAGATGCTAAATTTTGTACTGCATGTGGTAAAAAAGTTCCTGAAAAAAAAGAAGAAATTGTGTTAGATGAAGTTAAGGATATAGAAGCAGAAATAAATTCATTGGAAGAATCACATAAAGCCATAGAAGGATCAGTAGTAGAAGATGTAGATGATAACGCTTCTGATATGGAAGAAATCATAAAAACAGAAGAAGAAACAGCAATCACAAATATTGTGCAAGAAATTGCTTGTGAATGTGGTTGTGTATTAAGTGAAGAAGCCAGATTTTGTACTTCTTGTGGCAAAAAAGTAAGATTGAATTTTATTTAG
- the era gene encoding GTPase Era codes for MLKNFKSGFVTLIGRPNVGKSTLMNQLIGQKIAITSDKPQTTRNRIQTIVTREEGQIVFIDTPGIHTPKHKLGEYMVSVAEKTLREVDVVLWLIEPDKTIGKGDKYVLEQLKKTKTPVFLIINKIDTLPKEEIFDVINKYKDQYDFKEIIPISALRGENTDDLIKILLKYLPEGPQFFPEDMITDQPERHLVAELIREKALRSLSQEIPHGIAVVIDKMKNRENSDIIDIDATIICEKDSHKRIIIGKQGSMLKKIGSQARGEIEGLLGTKVFMQLWVKIKKDWRDSDFLIKNFGYDQREIDQ; via the coding sequence ATATTGAAAAACTTTAAATCAGGATTTGTAACATTAATTGGACGACCAAATGTGGGGAAATCAACATTAATGAATCAATTAATAGGACAAAAAATAGCCATAACATCAGACAAGCCACAAACAACGAGAAATAGAATACAAACCATTGTAACAAGAGAAGAAGGACAAATTGTCTTTATTGACACCCCAGGGATACATACACCAAAACATAAGCTTGGGGAATATATGGTTTCTGTTGCAGAAAAAACTCTTAGAGAAGTAGATGTTGTATTATGGCTTATTGAACCAGATAAAACCATAGGTAAAGGGGATAAGTATGTATTAGAGCAACTGAAAAAAACAAAAACCCCTGTATTTCTAATCATCAATAAAATAGACACGTTACCAAAAGAGGAAATATTCGATGTTATTAACAAATACAAAGACCAGTACGACTTTAAAGAAATTATTCCAATCTCTGCATTAAGGGGAGAAAACACAGATGATTTAATTAAAATTTTATTAAAGTACCTTCCAGAAGGACCACAATTCTTCCCAGAAGATATGATAACAGATCAACCTGAAAGACATTTGGTTGCTGAATTAATAAGAGAAAAAGCATTAAGATCATTAAGCCAAGAAATACCTCATGGGATAGCAGTTGTCATTGATAAAATGAAAAACAGAGAAAACAGTGATATTATAGATATAGATGCAACAATCATTTGTGAAAAAGATTCTCATAAAAGAATTATTATAGGAAAACAAGGTAGCATGCTTAAAAAAATTGGTTCACAAGCAAGAGGAGAAATTGAAGGCTTACTAGGAACAAAGGTATTTATGCAGCTTTGGGTTAAGATTAAGAAAGACTGGAGAGATAGTGATTTTCTTATTAAAAACTTTGGATATGACCAAAGAGAAATAGACCAATAA